tatatatatatatatatatatatatatatatatatatatatatatatatatatatatatgtgtgtgtgtgtgtgtgtgtgtatgtgtgtgtgtgtgtgtgtgtgtgtgtgtgtgtgtgtgtgtgtgtgtgtgtgtgtgtgtgtgtgtgtgtgtgtgtgtgtgtgtgtgtgtgtgtgtgtgtgtgtgtgtgtgtgtgtgtgtgtgtaaatcacggagaAAGTAACAAATAATGAACAATGTAATGGTGCCacgaagggaagggggaagggtggGAGCAGACCAATATAGGCTGCATGGGTTGCACTGCGGAAAATCCAAGAGCTGGCatgcatggttaggttaggtagggttggttaggttcggtcatatacctacgttaattttaactcaaattaaaagaaTTTAACTCCTACATAGTGAAATTGATAGCCATAtactttcataaggaaaaaaatttaaaaatatagaaattcaggaaaactttgcttattagtcaaatcgaacCTTGAACAGTAGGTcgagtactgcattctggctactaggtagaacatatatatatatatatatatatatatatatatatatatatatatatatatatatatatatatacatatatatatatatatatatatatatatatatatagagagagagagagagagagagagagagagagagagagagagagagagagagagagagagagagagagagagagagagagagagagagagagagagagagagagagagagagagagagagagagagagagagagagagagagagagagagagagagagagagagagagagagagaatatatgcgAAACTTAAAACGACAAATTAACGCAAGAAAATGTATTATAATTAACTGTTCTTTAATAATAAAAACTACGAATCGTTATCTTTATGTACGATAAGAAAATTTGTTTAATACACGCCCAAATATTTTCTTACTTCAGTCATCTAAGTGTTCTTTCTCAATCGCAACACACATTACTCACGTTTCCTTTTATTTCTTAAATAATACTATAAATCCCAGAGAATATCCAGAAGAGCACTGTGTATAAAATTCTGCATCTAAGACATTCACAAGTATACACAACGTTCCACACATCAACACAGATCACATCTTTTAGTCTTTTTATCTTTATAGAAGAGCTAAAAAGTTTAAAGATAATGTAAATATTAAAATGACAAACCTTGACACTTGCAATAATATAAAATTTAGTGAAATTCGTTGATGCGCAAACTGCACATGGGGTTTACGTCTCTGACATAATTCACCCATAGAAGGTTAAAATAAATATGTGAGCGAGTTACGTCCCTCGTTCAGCTTATGTACTGGGGCTAAATCTTATCCTAAATAAATCTATTCAATAGAGAATCTCTCAAAAGGTTATGACAATATGAAACACATATAGATGAAGAAATGCACAATATTATCAACACACATTCACAGCAAGCCGGAAAATATCACCTAAAATTGATGAAAAACTTGAAACTTCGTCTATTCTACTGAGGAAAAGTTCATTATATTAAATGGGAAAGTTGTCAATAAGAAACTGGACATCAGGAGCACCAGAGGTTTGGCTCTCGTAAAGTTGTCAGTATAGTCCTTCAGAGTGGAAGAGTTTCCCTAGTTGGTCAGCAGGTGGTTCCCCTCGTTGACCACCGAGTGGTCACCTCCCTTTGATCACCAGGTAGTTCCTCCGCGTTGAACACCAGGTGGAGGTCCTCCTGGGTGACCGCCGGGTGGAGGTCCTCCTGGGTGACCACCGGGTGGATGTCCTAATGGGTGACCACCGGGTGGAGGTCCTCCTGGGTGACCACCGGGTGGAGGTCCTCCTGGGTGACCACCGGGTGGAGGTCCTCCTGGGTGACCACCGGGCGGAGGTCCTCCTGGGTGACCGCCGGGTGGAGGTCCTCCTGGGTGACCACCGGGTGGAGGTCCTCCTGGGTGACCACCGGGTGGAGGTCCTCCTGGGTGACCACCGGGCGGAGGTCCTCCTGGGTGACCGCCGGGTGGAGGTCCTCCTGGGTGACCACCGGGTGGAGGTCCTCCTGGGTGACCACCGGGTGGAGGTCCTCCTGGGTGACCACCGGGTGGAGGTCCTCCTGGATGACCACCGGGCGGAGGTCCTCCTGGGTGACCGCCGGGTGGAGGTCCTCCTGGGTGACCACCGGGTGGAGGTCCTCCTGGATGACCACCGGGTGGAGGTCCTCCTGGGCGACCACCGGGTGGAGGTCCTCCTGGGTGACCACCGGGTGGAGGTCCTCCTGGGTGACCACCGGGTGGAGGTCCTCCTGGGTGACCACCGGGTGGAGGTCCTCCTGGGTGACCACCGGGTGGAGGTCCTCCTGGGTGACCACCGGGTGGAGGTCCTCCTGGGTGACCACCGGGTGGAGGTCCTCCTGGGTGACCACCGGGTGGAGGTCCTCCTGGGTGACCGCCGGGTGGAGGTCCTCCTGGGTGACCACCGGGTGGAGGTCCTCCTGGGTGACCACCGGGTGGATGCAGACCCGTGTGGTAACGCCCAGCCAGCAAGAGAGTGCTGCCGTCAACGTTCAGCTGTGCCACCTCCTCAGAGTGTACTGACGGAGCCTCCTGCACTGAGGTTATCTACTATCTATGACGGTTAGTTTTGAGGTATTATGACGGTGTGAGTTCACTTATCTACATATGGGTCAGTCTACTTTTTGAGTTATACTTAAGAATACTGTTTTGTTTGTTGGTGTGCGCTGAACCCCTTGTAGGGTACGCAGTGCTTGAGGGAAGGTCCTGAGACTAGGAAAGGTTCCAATACTCTTATAATTTTCAATATTAGATAATTATCATACACCACTGGTTAATTTCGAGCCTTTATATcttttttaatataatttttaaGTCTTCAGTCCTTTTTAAAATAGTTTCACATACACTAATAACTTTTGCTATATATCCGACGGTACATAAAAAGTATAGAGAGTTTAGCTCAGAGGAAATGTTGTGAAGAGGAATAAGTCCTTGTATACAGTAGGTTCAGCAAACAACTTGTGACGCTGCTTGTTTTGTCTCTCAGTTGGGTCCTttcgttgttttgtttgtttaattGTTGGAGTGTTGCGCTAACGGATAGTTCTTGTTATCTCCATCGTTCTTAAAAAAAGTAATTCAGTTTTTTCTCGTCATAACCCATCAGCATTATTAATCAAAACGTCAAGCATTTCAAGGcctgattatattatatattatgttgAAATTCCTTTTGTTCATGGTTGTTTATATCCTGAAGACTGTCGAGAGCCTCTCTCAATTTGACTAGTTCTTGTCTTCACTACTTGATCTTCTACTTCCTCAAGCGCTTTTATTAAAAATTTCATACAAAGTTTATTATATTCCGTTCACTTTCATTTAACACAAAAATATTCTTATCATCATGTTACTTTGCCGCTGCTGTTATCAGTCCTTCCACTAGCAGCCGATGGGCCCTAATTATACAGTTGCTCTTCCAGCAGCGGCACCGTCTCCTGTATCCTTCAGGCTTGCCCATCCTCtcccctctatatattaataccTTATTTACAATATATATCATGATTTGTCAACCTCGTTATCACTCTTGTACTcttacacatatatttatatgcgcgcacacacacactcacacacacatacatatatatatatatatatatatatatatatatatatatatatatatatatataagtttgtaatTATATTTAATGTATGTATTTTTAAAGATGTGGCGGCCTTAATGTTTCTGGTAGCCTCGTCTGGAACAGTCTTCTCCCTCCATGGCACACTCTAGCTTGACTCTAGCGATGATGGCACTCACCATGGCCTCCTCTTGCTGCCTCTTGGCCTCCTCCATGGACTTGTTGACACTCTGCCAGTCCCGTTTGCGAGGCCGCTCCCCACACGACGGCTTCATTCTGAAAATATACATATTATCAACCACCTGACAGTTCTCGAAGAAGCCGGAGGAGTGGTAACTGTACTTTTACTTTTAGTTGTCTGAATTACGTGGCAGAAGGGCGACCAGGGAGAATTTACCAGTTATAGCTCTCAATTAATTTTGTCATAAAacacaggatatatatatatacatatatatatatccatataaatTCACAAAGGAATCGAACTCAGCCTAGAGTACATACAAAAATACCATCACCAAAAACtcccacacctcaacaaagccatgttaaggtgtgtgtgtgcagccatgtacgagacttggctgcttccctgtgagtAGCAACGCCACCCGAATGTGCATCACTGAACAGAACGAAGGTTGGGTTCGTGTGTCGTCAAGGTTGAAACGCACATGTAGTCTAACACCAACTATTTTAGTTTCATTTGCCTAGACTATGTAGTTACTTAGATATTTACATcgcaaattaaatatatattttttgtaaaccCGTATTATAATTGCTGACAAGATCAGGCATCAACTGACATTGAGTGATATGGATGTGCGaaataatatttaaatatattatattggtTCCGTTTTTTGGTTTAACTCCATTATTAAGAATAAGGCAATAGTTGAATTTTGCCTATCTACGGAAACAGTTTTCTTGCCCATATCTAAATAATTTTTTTGAGTTTAGTACTCTAGTTTTCAAATCATCCCTATCTATCTACCCAACGTAATCCATGTTAGTTCTTAAAGGGTATTTTGTTACCCATGAACCCTTTGCCATATTTTTTTCTTTGTAATACAATAACCAACACTTGCGGCCTTGTTAGGGCAGTTACGAACACTAACTAACCTCGGTGTCATGTAACAACTGGGAAGGGTGCTTGTGTTTATCACAGTAAGGAATTACTGCGCTCAGTTTCGGACTGAACAATACTTTGTTAGATGTGGCACTTTTATTCAAATTTTCCTTGTTAATTTCCAGGACCTTATCAAGGTACCGCCATGCATAACTGATTGAGTTAAGCATTAATATCATCTATCCCACTGTCAAAATACTGGAGACTATACGAATGTATTGATCTCAATAAAAGACGCATAGCAAGGCCCACTTTCACCTTGTCAGAGcgattattaaaataattatactTCTTTTAGAAATATCTTCTCTATATTATTGATCATGTGACAATAAGAACACGCTTTTGTGACACTGGAGCTGTAGAATAAGTCGTTTGTCTCCTACAACTTGAGTGAAATATACCCTAAATGCGGTGTAAA
This sequence is a window from Procambarus clarkii isolate CNS0578487 chromosome 36, FALCON_Pclarkii_2.0, whole genome shotgun sequence. Protein-coding genes within it:
- the LOC138371702 gene encoding bifunctional hemolysin/adenylate cyclase-like, whose amino-acid sequence is MGDHRVEVLLGDHRVEVLLGDHRVEVLLGDHRAEVLLGDRRVEVLLGDHRVEVLLGDHRVEVLLGDHRAEVLLGDRRVEVLLGDHRVEVLLGDHRVEVLLGDHRVEVLLDDHRAEVLLGDRRVEVLLGDHRVEVLLDDHRVEVLLGDHRVEVLLGDHRVEVLLGDHRVEVLLGDHRVEVLLGDHRVEVLLGDHRVEVLLGDHRVEVLLGDHRVEVLLGDRRVEVLLGDHRVEVLLGDHRVDADPCGNAQPARECCRQRSAVPPPQSVLTEPPALRLSTIYDG